Below is a window of Vibrio sp. SS-MA-C1-2 DNA.
ATCTTCGACAATCAGTGCTTTTATCGCCATATTATTTACTCTGTCTATTTTTAATCATTGGATGTCTTTCGATATTATTAGTATCAATTGTTACATTAAGATGACGATACCCAAAGTAATTGAAATGGCTAATCGGCGAATGTTCAACGTTAACACCTTACCGGTTGCAAGTAAGAAAGGCATATAAAATAAATTATTAACCATCAAATCATATTCAACTCATCAAAAAAATGCAAAATTAAACAATTTATCCATTCATTTCATTGACCACATTGCCTAACTACTTTTAATAACCACTCGACTTCGACCACCACCTTGGGCTTCTATCGCAACTTGAGTACCAATTCGCTCGACCAAGGTGGTTACATGAGAAATCACACCAATCTGTCGTCCTTCCGCTTGTAAAGTATCTAAACAGGAGATCGCCATCTCTAAGCTATCGGGATCGAGTGTACCAAACCCTTCATCAATAAAGAGAGAACCAAGTTGTTTAGTATCCGTCGCTAATGATGCCAAGGCCAAGGCTAAAGAGAGTGAGACTAAGAAACTTTCTCCCCCAGAAAGCGACTCCACACTGCGATACTCATCCCCCATATCATAATCAATCACCTGTAGAGAGAGCGGTGAGTTTTCGACAGGTTGTAATCCATAACGGGGAGCTAATTGAGTTAAGTGTTCATTCGCAATCAAGGTTAATTGACGTAACGTTAACCCTTGAGCGATATTTCTAAATTTATTGCCTGATGCCGAGCCTATCAGATCACTTAATTGTAACCACGTTTCACTCTGCTGCTGCTGTTTATTCACCTCAGCCACCAAAGATTGACTCTGAGCTATTGCTTGTTCAGCATTGTCTAACTGTTGACGTAAGGTAATGTTCTGTTCATCTAATATTTGTTGCTGATGCTGCCATGTTTGTTGCTGATCAGGTATTTTATCTGTTGTTAAGTGATGTTCAATCAGCCATTGATTTGCCACTAACAATTTAGGCTGATAATCATTTAGTAACTGTTCACGCTCAGCTAATTTCGCTAATACATTTAATCGCTGTTGAGTTAAATCTTGCAATGTCTTTCTTTGTTCTTCTATCCATTGGGAACTGTATTGCAAGCGAGCCGTTAGTTGAACATCATTAATTGCTAAACCTTGAAGCCACTGTTGCCACTGTTGTTGATACAGACTTTCTTGCTCAACACTTTGCTGGTGTTGCTTAGCTAATGCGGTCGTTTTGGCTAACTCCGCACTTAATGTTTCGCTCTGTTGTTGTAACTGTTTATCGGCCGTCTGTTGCTCTGTTCTCAACTGCGTCAATTTGGCTGCCCATTGATCGCTCTGTTGTTGTGGATCGTCTTCGCCGACTAACGCTATACGTTGCTGTTTCAGCTGTTGCCATTCACTCTGTAGAGTTTGGTGTTTTTGTAACTGTTTCGCTTGATCTTCGGCTAAAAGCGTTAGATGTGTGGTTAACTCGGCTATTTTTAGTTGCAACTGGTTTAACTGCTCAAGAGTGTTAACTTCATTGCTCAACCGCTGTTGGTAACTTGTGACTTGCTGTTGGTATTGAGCAATCATCGATTCATAACCCAACTGTCGTAGCTGTTCGATCCAATGTTGTTGACGCTTTTGTTCTGTGCCCTCTTGCTCTGTAATTTCTTGTTCAGAGCTCTTTTGCTCAGGAATAAGTTGTGAAATGAGCTGTTGGCGGTGTGATAATTGTTCAAGGTAGCCTTGCTGCTGTTCTGCCAGACGTTTTAATTCACTTTGATTAGTCAGTAAAGCTTGTTGCTGCTGGTTTAAATTAGCCGTTAATTTCTGTTCAGCTTGCGTCAATTGTTGCCAACGATTTTGCAGCTCTCGCCCTTGTTGTAACTGTTGCTGAACCTGCTGTAATCCTTGTTGACCTTGGGTTAATTGCTGCAAAATATCCGTTAAAGAAGCCTTCCAATCGATTAACTGCTGTTCTATTTTTGAACTTTGGTACTCAATAATCGTGACATCATTCGTCAATTCTGCATCTGGATTAACTTTAGAGATCACATCAATTAGCGACAATATTAGCTCTTTATTTGACAATTTTAGTGAAGTTAATCGTTTTTGTAATGAGTACTGTTGAGCGATTAATTGTTGAATCGTTAACTCAAGGGTTTGCTGCTGTTGACCCTCTTGCTGAAGTTGTTGCTCGAGATCAGTAACTCGCTGTTGCTGCTGTTGTAAAAGATCACTGATCAACTGCTCTTGATCGCTAACAGGGTGCGTTAATGAACCACATAGCGGGCAAGGCTGATCCTCTTCTAATAGATAACGGTACTGCTCAACTTTTGCATTCGCAAATAATTTAGTTTGGGTTAACTTTGCCTCTTCCAGCTGGATCGTTAACTTAGCTGTTAAAGGCTTTTTTTCTTCAACTTGCTGATGGGTTTCTGCTAATTGACTGCTATTTTTCGCCA
It encodes the following:
- a CDS encoding AAA family ATPase yields the protein MKILALRGQNLASLQDTFAIDFAHSILGDAGLFAITGKTGSGKSTLLDAICLALFDRMPRLQASKKNDAEIVGTKANDVRSILSRGQSEGFAEVDFIANDGTKWRAHWQVRRARNRADGRLQNVEHWLENIETEQRFAGKKQEVQSKLETLIGLNYEQFRRAVILPQGEFAAFLKASADERATLLERMTGGEIYGRISAAAYQRAQQEKVKLAELIKQCDGVELLTPEQLEVIKKNLVELKSLRDKNQKLIAQSTEYKALFSHQVELQQGIETLQVALVNAENSEKQAEPLREKLTHIEAAQDAKLVQTQRDQQQKTTLSLVAQQTEQQLIIEQATTNKSQAQGRVDKIMTNLVETDSSWLQIKPKLEQGILLQQQAEQVQKLGEESKQQGNALQNKIEEYKKQLHALEQSKQLSKKCLAESQRYLVNNQMFAPIVEQFSAFKDNLQQYNQIDQQQRQLQNQTKQLNQQQPELERSIFDSQQKSSQLQTEITDVNQQLAELNQTVLLQQQSQLQQQIQQWNQQEKQWQQVLQIGERWLTTTEHIEELNLELAKNSSQLAETHQQVEEKKPLTAKLTIQLEEAKLTQTKLFANAKVEQYRYLLEEDQPCPLCGSLTHPVSDQEQLISDLLQQQQQRVTDLEQQLQQEGQQQQTLELTIQQLIAQQYSLQKRLTSLKLSNKELILSLIDVISKVNPDAELTNDVTIIEYQSSKIEQQLIDWKASLTDILQQLTQGQQGLQQVQQQLQQGRELQNRWQQLTQAEQKLTANLNQQQQALLTNQSELKRLAEQQQGYLEQLSHRQQLISQLIPEQKSSEQEITEQEGTEQKRQQHWIEQLRQLGYESMIAQYQQQVTSYQQRLSNEVNTLEQLNQLQLKIAELTTHLTLLAEDQAKQLQKHQTLQSEWQQLKQQRIALVGEDDPQQQSDQWAAKLTQLRTEQQTADKQLQQQSETLSAELAKTTALAKQHQQSVEQESLYQQQWQQWLQGLAINDVQLTARLQYSSQWIEEQRKTLQDLTQQRLNVLAKLAEREQLLNDYQPKLLVANQWLIEHHLTTDKIPDQQQTWQHQQQILDEQNITLRQQLDNAEQAIAQSQSLVAEVNKQQQQSETWLQLSDLIGSASGNKFRNIAQGLTLRQLTLIANEHLTQLAPRYGLQPVENSPLSLQVIDYDMGDEYRSVESLSGGESFLVSLSLALALASLATDTKQLGSLFIDEGFGTLDPDSLEMAISCLDTLQAEGRQIGVISHVTTLVERIGTQVAIEAQGGGRSRVVIKSS